The nucleotide sequence CAAATCGCACACACATAACGTGGGCTGTGAAGCATACATGTAGCCCTATAAAGTCTGTACGCAATAGCACTGGGTATCAGGtccgcggcgacgcctcgCCTAAACACCCTTGTCCCTCATGTTGAAATCGGGCGTGGACCCGGTGGGAGACAGCACCTTGGGGTGGAAGCTCATCGCTGCAGAAGACCCATTCGACGTGTCCTCACAGTCTCGGCTGTCACGTGCATCCGCGCCAGATTGAtggctgctggagctgtgCAAGGCTTTCGTCAACGCAGATCTGGAAGGCTCTGAGGTCATCTTCGCGGAGGAGACCTTTGGCGATACCAGAGGCGACTCTTTCGGCTCCACAGAGCCGACTCCCTCTTTTTTATGGcccgatgctgctgctttgtcagccgctgcggtgcttgTCTTCCCTGCAGTACCAGGTGTCAAGAGTACGCCGTTGGACACCTCCGAcacggcggcgtgcgagcGAGTATCATTCGTGCCGGAGACGGTGCTGTCGTCGTCCGCCACGGATGCGGATGCGGCTGGCAGACGGGGCGGCACCATATGTGGCGAGCCGGTGATGGTTGCCTGGGCAGTTTGAGCACCGCCTTGAGGTCCGCGCTTGAACTTCACGATGACAACAGACATGTTGTCGCAGCCGAGCCGGAACGGCTGCGGGGAGAGACAGGCATCCATCAGCTCCTCACAGATCTTCCCAAGTGGCACACGCTCCTGGATGCGCGGCCGCACAAAGTCCACGACCTGCTTGCTCGACATGATATCCCAGATGCCGTCGCACGCCAAGACGGCAAACTCGTCCTTGTCGCGATTGAGCTTCGTGACCCGCACCTCCGGCGCACTCGTCACCGCCTGCATCTCCCACGATACCTGCGCGTTGTTTTTGAACATAAAGTCGCCGATGGCGCGACTCAGAGCCAACATACCGTTCACACGGCGGTTCAGCACGTAGCAGCCGGCGCGCTCGATGCGCATCTGCTCGGATGGTAGAAAAGGCTTGTGATCCGTGCTGAGCgcatcgacgctgccgttgcggcaCATGACACAGCGGCTATCGCCGGCGTTTGCGCAGTACACGTCATCGCCGTCTAAGTAGAGCACGACAGCTGCACACCCGCCGCGCTCAAAACTCGGGATAGAGTGCAGATACTTGTCAATCGCAATAAAGCCGTCGTAGAGGGCCTTCGAGATTTCGCCTTTCATGAACGCCTTTGTCTGATGGACAAACTGAAACATGTACTCGCCGCAGTActtcgccgtcgcggccCCGCTGTGGCCATCGTAAACGCCGAAGAACCCGCCCTTCTCGAGGAGCAGCAACGTGTGCGCGTCCTCCATGGAGCGACGCCATCCTTGCATACTACTTGAGCCGTACTCCAGGAATTCGTTCTCCCCGCTGAcgctctccttttccttcatcGGCTCACTCATGATGtcagcgcggcgcagcagctcatcgaAGTTGGGCTGCCCAGCGTTGCGGGCCACCCATGCGAGCACAATCTGCAAGAGCTCCAGCCATCCCATCAACCATCCACCGATGAGAACGGTGAGGGCTACAATAACGCCATATGAATAGTAGCCGTAGCCCGTCATTACTGTGAGGGTAACGAAGAGCAGGATGGAGCGGACAATGTAGGTGCGCCGATcacgcgtgtgctgctgcagcataCGCGCCatctgcacctgctgctggctCAAGTACTGCATCTGCTTTGCGGAGGACATCGGCTGTTTCGCGGGAGGTCGTCGCGGCGGGGCAAGCTTCAGTGGAATCATCACG is from Leishmania infantum JPCM5 genome chromosome 32 and encodes:
- a CDS encoding putative protein phosphatase 2C, with protein sequence MIPLKLAPPRRPPAKQPMSSAKQMQYLSQQQVQMARMLQQHTRDRRTYIVRSILLFVTLTVMTGYGYYSYGVIVALTVLIGGWLMGWLELLQIVLAWVARNAGQPNFDELLRRADIMSEPMKEKESVSGENEFLEYGSSSMQGWRRSMEDAHTLLLLEKGGFFGVYDGHSGAATAKYCGEYMFQFVHQTKAFMKGEISKALYDGFIAIDKYLHSIPSFERGGCAAVVLYLDGDDVYCANAGDSRCVMCRNGSVDALSTDHKPFLPSEQMRIERAGCYVLNRRVNGMLALSRAIGDFMFKNNAQVSWEMQAVTSAPEVRVTKLNRDKDEFAVLACDGIWDIMSSKQVVDFVRPRIQERVPLGKICEELMDACLSPQPFRLGCDNMSVVIVKFKRGPQGGAQTAQATITGSPHMVPPRLPAASASVADDDSTVSGTNDTRSHAAVSEVSNGVLLTPGTAGKTSTAAADKAAASGHKKEGVGSVEPKESPLVSPKVSSAKMTSEPSRSALTKALHSSSSHQSGADARDSRDCEDTSNGSSAAMSFHPKVLSPTGSTPDFNMRDKGV